In Pseudosulfitobacter pseudonitzschiae, the sequence GTTGTTATTTTGTTTTTTGATGGCATGGTGCCTTGGGGAGTATCGTACATGGCAACGGCAAGTCGACATAGGGGCAAGGTATGACACGGCATGTTGCCGTCATCGGCGCGGGGATCGTGGGAATCTCTACTGCCATCTGGCTGCACCGTGCGGGCATTGCCGTCACCGTCATCGACCGGGGCAAGCCCGGCACAGGCACATCACATGGCAATGCCGGAGTACTTGCCGCCTGCTCCATGGTGCCGGTCACGGCACCCGGTCTGGTGGCCAAAGCCCCCATGATGCTCCTGAACACCGGTTTTCCACTCTTCCTGCGTTGGGGCTATCTGCCCCGCTTGCTGCCATGGCTCCGCAAATACCTGTCCCAGGCCAATGATACCGACACGCGGCGCATCGCGTCTGGGCTTGCAGCCATCGTCGGGGACACGGTCGAACAACACAAAAGCCTCTGCGACGATCTGGGCATGGAGCATTGGGTGACGGACAGCGACTATTGTTTTGCCTACCGGGACCGCACCGCCTTTGACGCCGAAAGCTATACCTGGTCCTTGCGGCAGGACGCGGGCTTTGTCCCCCAGATCATTGAAGGGCAGGACGTTCACGACTATGAACCGGCACTGGGGCCGGACATTTCCTGTTTGGCGATCATGCGGAATCATGGCTTCATCCGCAGCCCCGGTGGATATGTGCAGGCACTGGCAAAAGCGTTTCAGGACATGGGCGGCACAATAATGCAGGCCGAGGTCAAGGATTTCGACCTGAGCGGCGGTCACGTCAGCGCGGTACATACCACGCAGGGAAAGGTCGCCTGTTCCGAAGCGGTGCTGGCGACCGGCGTCTGGTCCAAACCGATGATGGCCAAGCTGGGCCTGAACATCCCACTGGAATCCGAACGTGGCTATCATATCGTATTCGAGGAAGCGACAGGCGGCCCACAG encodes:
- a CDS encoding NAD(P)/FAD-dependent oxidoreductase — translated: MTRHVAVIGAGIVGISTAIWLHRAGIAVTVIDRGKPGTGTSHGNAGVLAACSMVPVTAPGLVAKAPMMLLNTGFPLFLRWGYLPRLLPWLRKYLSQANDTDTRRIASGLAAIVGDTVEQHKSLCDDLGMEHWVTDSDYCFAYRDRTAFDAESYTWSLRQDAGFVPQIIEGQDVHDYEPALGPDISCLAIMRNHGFIRSPGGYVQALAKAFQDMGGTIMQAEVKDFDLSGGHVSAVHTTQGKVACSEAVLATGVWSKPMMAKLGLNIPLESERGYHIVFEEATGGPQRPFMIASGKFVATPMEQGLRCAGVVEFGGLDAGPSKAPLKLLRRQAALAFPGLKASAEVEWLGHRPAPSDSLPLIGQVGQTGVFTAFGHHHIGLTGGPKTGRLVAGLIAGAQVNTDLAPYNPQRFS